The following are from one region of the Rhodopirellula sp. P2 genome:
- a CDS encoding cell division protein FtsH: MNIATKHQHDEWLMDWTWADDEDELVTAYHEAGHAIVGCALGAQIDRVSLSQASMFDDQDDGMPHRFGDCIVNWGRVDPSDSWQRQRELLTILAGPVAEFVYQSGDEDLLDVRTWASDWRQAQLCAAAIKPQAAQQVQLLREAVHRLRKIVAADPCWSAIAALADELMLGDEIEGEQVADLVRFWWSRA, encoded by the coding sequence ATGAACATCGCAACGAAACACCAGCACGATGAATGGTTGATGGACTGGACTTGGGCAGACGACGAAGACGAGTTGGTGACCGCCTACCACGAGGCCGGTCACGCGATCGTGGGCTGCGCTCTGGGGGCGCAGATCGACCGCGTGAGCCTGTCGCAAGCGTCCATGTTCGATGACCAAGACGACGGGATGCCGCATCGCTTTGGTGACTGCATCGTCAACTGGGGGCGGGTCGATCCAAGTGACAGCTGGCAACGACAACGTGAATTGCTGACGATTCTTGCCGGACCAGTCGCCGAATTTGTCTACCAAAGTGGTGACGAGGATTTGCTGGACGTTCGAACATGGGCCAGTGATTGGCGACAGGCTCAGCTGTGTGCCGCGGCGATCAAGCCACAGGCGGCACAGCAAGTTCAATTGCTACGGGAAGCGGTCCATCGGTTGCGAAAAATCGTCGCCGCGGATCCCTGCTGGTCGGCGATCGCGGCATTGGCTGACGAGCTGATGCTGGGAGATGAAATCGAAGGTGAACAGGTCGCGGATCTGGTCCGTTTCTGGTGGAGCCGCGCGTGA
- a CDS encoding DNA-3-methyladenine glycosylase I, giving the protein MPQDLLTDEEGNARCGWCGPDAVYIRYHDEEWGVPVRDDLRLFEKICLEGFQCGLSWITILKRREAFRECFAGFDPHRLAKFTPSDVERLMIDARIIRNRAKMEAAIQNARTMRALLDDGESLAELLWQFAPEKQRVYRRLDQVPAITDESTKMSRVLKKSGWKFVGPTTCYALMQASGMVNDHLVGCHRHPLIQSM; this is encoded by the coding sequence GTGCCACAGGATCTCCTCACCGACGAAGAAGGCAATGCTCGCTGTGGCTGGTGCGGTCCCGACGCGGTCTACATCCGCTACCACGACGAGGAGTGGGGCGTCCCTGTCCGAGACGATCTCCGTCTGTTTGAAAAGATCTGCTTGGAAGGTTTTCAGTGCGGCCTGTCTTGGATCACGATTTTGAAACGCCGCGAAGCGTTCCGGGAATGCTTCGCTGGCTTCGATCCGCATCGGCTCGCGAAGTTCACGCCGTCCGATGTTGAGCGACTGATGATCGATGCTCGGATCATCCGAAACCGAGCCAAAATGGAAGCCGCGATTCAGAACGCTCGGACGATGCGAGCGTTGCTGGATGATGGTGAGTCGCTTGCCGAGTTGCTTTGGCAATTCGCCCCTGAGAAACAACGGGTCTATCGAAGACTCGATCAAGTCCCGGCGATCACCGACGAGTCAACCAAGATGAGCCGCGTGCTGAAGAAGTCCGGTTGGAAATTCGTCGGACCAACGACCTGTTATGCTCTGATGCAGGCGTCCGGCATGGTCAACGATCATTTGGTTGGCTGCCATCGACATCCCTTGATTCAATCGATGTGA
- a CDS encoding c-type cytochrome domain-containing protein: MKIFCLPLVLAVCWCPERSWAVDFAQDVAPILQTYCVGCHAEDDAQGGLAMDTHAALMNGGESGLALTPGVASSSRMFLMASGKLDPVMPPDDMEGPSEEELEILAEWIENGAPGPDGDMPIRRDLKTPKIATASHVALPVTAIALSADGAWRATARFGSITLVHQSSGELKQIATELGKVNSLSFNHDGSQLLAASGLTGGYGQATLFKVADGTVKQEFMGHDDVLYAAAFSPDGKRIATAGYDRRILIWDAVSGALIRELVGHNGAVFDLAFSPDGGLLISACADETAKVWHVETGERLDTLSQPEGEVNCVLFSKDGRWMLAGSADNRLRVWELVSKAGPAINPIVQTRFVDESPITRMALTPDGRGLVILSEAGNAKMLRTDDWSVVGAMEPLGETPSDLVVSADGTTAIISLMDGRVVERRLPGMGRQDAESRGKSLDPVYLDLGSLAKWKESELSFNDGIASVPRGVQVTGTLAAEGEADCYRFSARRGEAWMIEADATSGDLDPKLAVLDEAGQPLSRARLQAVRDTYFTFRGKNSNQVNDFRLFGWQEIGLNQYLYSNGEVTRTWRHPRGPDSGFDVYPGSGNRLTYFGTTHTTHALGEPAYVVRELGPQEEPEPNGLPVFEVFYENDDDPSRIAGKSSRLQFIAPRDGEFTVCVRDTRGHYAEDFQYRLRIRPAAPSYIASIGSMNPLLLPGAGRKIDLKIERIDGFAGPVAFEIGDLPSGWHSNFPVVIEPHQFSAEGLIFVPEGIESPSEPVDLQVNASAEILNRRVERKAGTIQGLTIGSPPSVIPRIQPSGRDVPDNEDWTLVIPRGTTVSARIVLRRGEDAKGNVNNREVRFGKEGSGHNAAHGVYVDNIGLSGLLVLPNENEREFFITADPVARPGKRSFFLLSENEGGVASFPITVEIRDASALSAFQD, encoded by the coding sequence ATGAAAATTTTCTGCCTCCCGTTGGTGTTGGCCGTTTGCTGGTGCCCAGAAAGATCCTGGGCCGTCGATTTCGCCCAAGACGTGGCCCCGATCTTGCAAACGTATTGCGTCGGCTGTCATGCCGAGGACGATGCGCAAGGCGGATTGGCAATGGACACGCATGCCGCGTTGATGAACGGCGGCGAATCAGGGCTGGCACTCACCCCAGGGGTGGCTTCGAGCAGCCGGATGTTTCTGATGGCATCGGGCAAACTCGATCCCGTCATGCCGCCCGATGACATGGAAGGGCCGAGTGAAGAGGAACTGGAGATTCTTGCCGAGTGGATTGAAAACGGTGCTCCGGGACCTGACGGTGACATGCCAATTCGGCGTGATTTGAAGACACCGAAGATTGCAACTGCCAGTCATGTTGCCCTGCCCGTGACAGCGATCGCACTGTCCGCCGACGGAGCATGGCGGGCGACGGCACGTTTCGGTTCGATCACCTTGGTCCATCAATCCAGTGGTGAATTGAAACAGATCGCGACCGAGCTCGGGAAAGTCAACTCGCTCTCGTTCAACCACGATGGCTCGCAGTTGCTGGCTGCCTCGGGGCTGACCGGCGGTTACGGACAAGCCACCTTGTTCAAGGTGGCGGATGGAACGGTGAAGCAGGAATTCATGGGGCACGATGATGTGCTCTATGCCGCCGCGTTTTCACCCGACGGCAAGCGAATTGCCACGGCGGGTTACGACAGAAGGATCCTGATTTGGGATGCGGTTTCTGGGGCGTTGATTCGTGAGTTGGTTGGTCACAACGGTGCGGTTTTTGATCTCGCGTTCTCTCCGGACGGCGGGCTGTTGATTTCGGCTTGTGCGGACGAAACCGCCAAGGTGTGGCATGTTGAAACAGGCGAGCGTCTGGACACGCTCAGCCAGCCGGAAGGCGAAGTCAACTGCGTTCTGTTTTCCAAAGATGGCCGGTGGATGCTGGCGGGCAGCGCTGACAATCGACTGCGTGTTTGGGAATTGGTTTCAAAGGCTGGGCCTGCAATCAACCCGATTGTGCAAACTCGGTTTGTTGATGAATCACCGATCACTCGAATGGCGTTGACCCCGGATGGGCGTGGCTTGGTGATTCTCAGCGAAGCCGGCAACGCGAAAATGCTGCGCACGGATGATTGGTCCGTTGTGGGTGCGATGGAACCTCTGGGCGAGACCCCCAGCGACTTGGTTGTCTCCGCCGATGGAACAACAGCAATCATTTCGTTGATGGACGGACGTGTGGTGGAACGGCGGTTGCCTGGCATGGGACGCCAGGATGCCGAATCCAGAGGGAAATCGTTGGATCCGGTTTATCTGGATTTAGGATCGTTGGCCAAGTGGAAGGAGTCTGAACTGTCGTTCAACGATGGAATCGCGAGTGTTCCGCGTGGCGTCCAAGTGACAGGGACGTTGGCAGCAGAAGGCGAAGCAGATTGCTATCGATTTTCTGCACGCCGCGGCGAGGCTTGGATGATCGAAGCGGATGCAACCTCCGGAGACTTGGATCCAAAGCTTGCGGTGCTGGACGAAGCTGGGCAGCCGCTGTCGCGAGCCAGGCTGCAGGCCGTTCGAGACACGTACTTCACTTTCCGTGGCAAGAACAGCAATCAAGTCAATGACTTTCGGTTGTTCGGATGGCAGGAGATTGGTTTGAACCAGTACCTGTACTCCAACGGCGAAGTCACCCGGACCTGGCGACATCCGCGTGGCCCTGACTCGGGGTTCGATGTCTATCCCGGTTCTGGGAATCGTCTGACCTACTTTGGCACGACTCATACAACGCATGCTCTGGGGGAACCAGCTTACGTTGTGCGAGAATTGGGGCCACAGGAAGAACCGGAGCCCAACGGTCTGCCTGTGTTCGAAGTTTTCTATGAGAACGACGATGACCCAAGCCGGATCGCAGGGAAGTCGAGTCGCTTGCAGTTCATTGCCCCGCGTGACGGGGAGTTCACGGTTTGTGTCCGCGACACCCGCGGCCATTATGCAGAGGACTTTCAGTACCGATTGCGAATCCGACCGGCGGCTCCTTCTTACATCGCATCGATCGGGAGCATGAACCCCCTGCTGCTTCCCGGGGCTGGCCGAAAGATCGACTTGAAGATTGAACGCATCGATGGGTTTGCTGGCCCCGTCGCATTCGAAATCGGTGATCTGCCTTCAGGCTGGCATTCCAATTTCCCTGTCGTCATCGAGCCCCATCAGTTTTCTGCCGAAGGATTGATCTTTGTGCCCGAAGGGATCGAGTCACCGTCGGAGCCCGTTGATCTGCAGGTCAACGCCTCCGCCGAAATTCTGAATCGTCGCGTCGAGAGAAAGGCAGGCACGATTCAAGGTTTGACCATTGGCTCCCCACCGAGCGTGATTCCGAGGATCCAACCCAGCGGTCGAGATGTCCCTGACAATGAAGACTGGACGCTGGTGATTCCGCGAGGCACCACGGTCTCGGCCCGCATCGTCCTGCGACGAGGCGAGGATGCGAAGGGCAACGTGAACAACCGTGAGGTTCGGTTCGGGAAAGAGGGCAGCGGACACAACGCGGCCCACGGCGTCTACGTCGATAACATCGGATTGAGCGGGTTGCTGGTGCTTCCCAATGAAAATGAGCGAGAGTTTTTCATCACCGCGGATCCTGTTGCTAGACCGGGGAAACGTTCGTTTTTCTTGCTCTCTGAAAACGAGGGTGGGGTCGCCAGTTTCCCAATCACGGTCGAAATTCGCGACGCCTCGGCACTCAGTGCTTTCCAGGATTGA
- a CDS encoding DUF952 domain-containing protein — protein MSSNQLSNDPPTVVCKIATQQQWEQMQATGVLLPAPIDVSDGFIHLSSEQQVPGTLAAHFAGQTGLVVLHIRVAEIEANLRWEESRGGDRFPHLYAELPLSAVERVESVLT, from the coding sequence ATGTCCAGCAACCAACTGTCCAACGACCCGCCCACCGTCGTTTGTAAAATTGCAACCCAGCAGCAATGGGAGCAAATGCAAGCCACGGGCGTCCTTCTGCCAGCACCGATTGATGTCAGCGATGGCTTCATTCATCTGTCGAGTGAGCAACAAGTCCCCGGAACATTGGCGGCTCACTTCGCCGGCCAGACCGGGTTGGTGGTGCTGCACATCCGTGTCGCTGAGATCGAGGCGAATTTACGATGGGAGGAATCACGCGGAGGCGACCGCTTCCCACACCTCTATGCGGAGCTGCCGCTCTCGGCGGTCGAACGAGTCGAATCGGTGTTGACCTGA
- a CDS encoding PEP-CTERM sorting domain-containing protein (PEP-CTERM proteins occur, often in large numbers, in the proteomes of bacteria that also encode an exosortase, a predicted intramembrane cysteine proteinase. The presence of a PEP-CTERM domain at a protein's C-terminus predicts cleavage within the sorting domain, followed by covalent anchoring to some some component of the (usually Gram-negative) cell surface. Many PEP-CTERM proteins exhibit an unusual sequence composition that includes large numbers of potential glycosylation sites. Expression of one such protein has been shown restore the ability of a bacterium to form floc, a type of biofilm.), whose protein sequence is MSIPRRIGICFAFAFALLCVSAMESVEAATFANFSADRHNRFLGDDSLNPNFWLDHALLTGVAVQRAVLISPQHYVTATHTGMINPTFVAADGTRHTYTADSSTILQTTLQNDFLLSNGTTLLAGTSHNSDLLLVKLDAPVPLADGITPLAVLGGGYFDMLGRSMIVQGQNSQFGSDTIDFTQTVELNTGAITESVIYRWDDPLGGGGLDELTLVGGDSGEGSFIELGGQYVFTGTNMGIATDSETMEKFSFNNFVSPYVDLIATEVSADGFSISVVAVPEPSMAWAMLTTLGFGWARRRTKRSRLRGQVTQAVPSGATPHASTGLCDRS, encoded by the coding sequence ATGTCCATTCCCCGTCGAATCGGAATCTGTTTCGCGTTCGCGTTCGCGTTGCTTTGTGTTTCTGCGATGGAATCGGTGGAAGCCGCCACGTTCGCGAACTTCTCAGCAGACCGGCACAACCGCTTTTTGGGCGACGATTCGCTCAATCCAAACTTCTGGTTGGATCATGCGTTGCTCACCGGCGTCGCGGTTCAGCGTGCTGTTTTGATTTCCCCGCAACACTACGTGACTGCGACGCACACGGGAATGATCAACCCGACCTTTGTTGCCGCCGATGGGACGCGGCATACCTACACCGCTGATTCGTCGACCATTTTGCAAACAACCTTGCAGAACGACTTTCTGCTTTCGAACGGCACGACATTGCTGGCAGGCACCAGTCACAACAGCGATTTGTTGCTCGTCAAACTGGATGCCCCGGTTCCGCTTGCCGATGGGATCACGCCGTTGGCGGTACTGGGCGGTGGCTACTTTGACATGCTGGGGCGGAGCATGATCGTTCAAGGTCAAAATTCTCAGTTCGGGTCCGACACGATCGATTTCACGCAGACGGTGGAACTGAACACCGGTGCAATCACCGAGTCAGTGATTTATCGATGGGATGATCCACTGGGTGGGGGCGGCCTGGATGAGCTCACGCTGGTCGGTGGAGACTCTGGCGAGGGCTCGTTCATCGAACTTGGCGGGCAGTACGTGTTCACCGGAACGAACATGGGAATCGCCACGGATTCGGAAACGATGGAGAAGTTCAGCTTCAACAACTTCGTTTCGCCTTACGTGGATCTGATTGCGACAGAAGTCTCCGCGGACGGTTTTTCGATCTCCGTCGTCGCGGTGCCGGAGCCGTCCATGGCTTGGGCGATGCTTACAACGCTGGGCTTTGGATGGGCGCGACGACGTACCAAGCGATCCCGATTGCGTGGACAAGTGACGCAAGCAGTACCATCAGGTGCCACACCGCATGCAAGTACGGGGCTCTGCGATCGTTCATGA
- a CDS encoding cell surface protein, whose protein sequence is MSQQAKASAPAESAQQTTPAAPATQRDTQSMRQYLDSALETLKKFGAAENTAPQELLSLLEGVRHLDEAKVLAIADVIKHMSSFNALVRDNIESVQIGNRYMDITQMFDSVREDSKRLISQLDDGKISGTEKVSNWWMKLRRGTPSDRFEKIAEVYGEVAKDTKDALKIEEQIMDAYIDFRFALKEAEVLARELLDTHAPILEAAKDGLATAQEALDNYAGEDQAGKSQLQLRRDEARHKFEEEDKTYQLLKDIAENLEVGYDVGETLITKLKQTHDVKERVFRRAVTFFTTNEHVFTILGTVYTSQHGLHEVTQATEAMKEGVNKGLEDIAGLGRELERAALKAGYGSTIDPESVQKLVDAISGFQIESLQMIAELRKESEESTKAIRKSVEEGKKKYQQTLGRYARGDSLV, encoded by the coding sequence ATGAGCCAGCAAGCCAAAGCCTCTGCTCCGGCAGAGTCCGCCCAACAAACCACGCCGGCCGCTCCGGCGACGCAGCGTGACACTCAATCCATGCGCCAGTACCTGGACAGTGCCCTCGAAACGCTGAAGAAGTTTGGCGCGGCCGAAAACACGGCCCCCCAAGAACTGCTCAGCTTGCTCGAAGGTGTTCGGCATCTGGACGAAGCCAAGGTGCTGGCAATCGCGGACGTGATCAAACACATGAGTTCGTTCAACGCACTCGTCCGTGACAACATCGAATCGGTCCAGATCGGCAACCGCTACATGGACATCACCCAGATGTTCGATTCGGTCCGCGAGGACAGCAAGCGTCTGATCTCACAATTGGACGATGGAAAGATCAGCGGCACCGAAAAGGTTTCGAACTGGTGGATGAAACTCCGTCGCGGAACCCCCAGCGATCGATTTGAAAAAATCGCGGAAGTCTACGGCGAGGTCGCCAAAGACACGAAGGATGCGTTGAAGATCGAAGAACAGATCATGGACGCGTACATCGACTTCCGCTTCGCGCTCAAGGAAGCCGAAGTGCTCGCTCGCGAATTGCTGGACACCCACGCTCCGATTCTAGAAGCCGCCAAAGATGGGTTGGCAACCGCGCAAGAGGCGCTCGACAACTACGCAGGAGAAGACCAAGCGGGCAAGAGCCAACTGCAATTGCGACGCGACGAAGCGCGTCACAAATTTGAGGAAGAGGACAAAACCTACCAATTGCTCAAGGACATCGCTGAGAACCTCGAGGTTGGTTACGACGTCGGTGAAACGCTGATCACCAAACTGAAACAAACTCACGATGTGAAGGAACGTGTGTTCCGTCGCGCCGTGACGTTCTTCACCACCAACGAACACGTCTTCACGATCCTGGGCACGGTCTACACCAGCCAACATGGTTTGCACGAAGTCACCCAGGCCACCGAGGCCATGAAAGAAGGCGTGAACAAGGGACTGGAAGACATCGCTGGCTTGGGTCGCGAATTGGAACGTGCCGCTTTGAAAGCCGGTTACGGAAGCACGATCGATCCCGAGTCGGTGCAGAAACTGGTCGACGCGATCAGCGGTTTCCAAATCGAATCGCTGCAGATGATCGCTGAACTCCGCAAAGAAAGCGAAGAGAGCACCAAGGCAATTCGCAAAAGCGTCGAGGAAGGCAAGAAGAAATACCAGCAAACCCTCGGCCGCTACGCTCGCGGTGACTCGCTGGTGTAG
- a CDS encoding alpha/beta hydrolase has product MKINCLINQNRLWSVSLIAMLMATTCFGAEPVDVVPVWPSAAPQWDAPTEPESDFTKPTDNQVGGRRLIRLGNVSTPELHVFPAKDENGDPSKTVMVICPGGGFSILAWDLEGTEIAEQLVAGGVTSVVLKYRVPTRSMDPKWKPPVQDIQRSIALIRAGKVTGNAPDQVGVMGFSAGGQAACRAATITERQYKSIDEHDEAIRLPDFACLIYPAWLVKEDSPTELDGFEINENSPPMFLVHGEDDRLTVMNCVTMFTKLHEAGVPSALHVFTGSGHGFGGRMDGRADDLWPELCLRWLRDENLLSGN; this is encoded by the coding sequence ATGAAAATCAATTGTTTGATCAATCAAAACAGACTTTGGAGCGTCTCCCTGATCGCCATGCTGATGGCCACCACCTGTTTCGGCGCAGAACCCGTCGATGTTGTTCCCGTTTGGCCCTCCGCGGCACCGCAGTGGGACGCGCCTACAGAACCAGAAAGTGATTTCACCAAACCGACCGACAATCAAGTGGGTGGTCGACGGTTGATTCGCCTGGGAAATGTCTCCACTCCAGAACTGCACGTCTTTCCCGCCAAAGATGAGAACGGCGATCCGTCCAAGACCGTGATGGTCATCTGCCCAGGGGGCGGGTTCTCGATTCTGGCTTGGGACTTGGAAGGCACTGAAATCGCAGAGCAACTGGTCGCCGGCGGTGTGACCAGCGTGGTTTTGAAGTACCGGGTGCCGACCCGTTCCATGGATCCCAAATGGAAACCACCCGTCCAAGACATCCAACGTTCAATCGCCCTGATTCGGGCGGGCAAGGTCACGGGCAACGCCCCCGATCAGGTCGGTGTGATGGGTTTTTCTGCCGGTGGTCAGGCGGCATGCCGTGCAGCGACGATCACAGAACGTCAGTACAAATCGATCGATGAGCACGACGAAGCAATCCGGCTTCCCGATTTCGCTTGCCTGATCTATCCCGCTTGGTTGGTCAAAGAAGATTCCCCCACGGAACTGGACGGCTTTGAAATCAACGAGAACTCACCGCCGATGTTCTTGGTCCATGGCGAAGATGATCGCCTGACGGTCATGAACTGCGTGACCATGTTCACCAAACTGCATGAAGCCGGGGTGCCCTCGGCACTGCACGTGTTCACCGGAAGCGGGCACGGTTTCGGAGGACGAATGGACGGTCGAGCCGACGACCTTTGGCCCGAACTCTGTCTGCGCTGGCTGCGTGACGAAAACCTTCTATCAGGAAACTAA